The Corynebacterium minutissimum genome includes the window CGCCGAAGTCACGCTCCAGCTCATCCAGGGAACCGTAGACATCCACGCGCGGGTACTCCGGATCATCGGAGATCCACGCCGGGATCGGAGCACCCCAGTAGCGGGTACGGGAGATGTTCCAATCACGAGCGCCTTCCAGCCACTTGCCGAACTGGCCATCGCGGATATGCTCCGGCAGCCACTCAATCTCGTTGTGGTTGAGCTCCACCATGCGGTCACGGAACTCGGTCACCTTGACAAACCATGCCGGCAGCGCCATGTAGATGAGCGGCTCGCCGGAGCGCCAGGAGTGCGGGTAGGAGTGCTCGATGGTCACGTGGCGTACCACACGGCCAGCGGCCTTGAGGTCCTTGATGATGGCCTTGTTAGCGTCGAAGACCAGCTGGCCCTCATACGGCGGTACCTGCGAGGTGAACTTTCCATCTTCATCCACCGGGATGACCAGGCCTACGCCGTACTTCTGGCAGGTGAGCATATCGTCCTCACCGAAGGCCGGAGCCTGGTGGACAACACCGGTGCCATCCTCGGTGGTGACGTAATCCGCGAGCAGTAACTGATACGCGTTCTCGACATCCGGGAAGAAATCGAAGATGGGCTGGTACTTAAAGCCCTCCAACTGCGCGCCCTTGAACGTCTTGAGGACCTCCGCCTCACCCAGCTCCTTCGCCAAAGTACCGGTGAGCGCTTCGGCCATGATGAAGGTGCGGCCAGCAAAGTCGCCCTCGGTGGCCTTAAACAGCACGTAGTCGACCTCCGGGTGGACCGCCAAAGCCAGGTTGGATGGCAGGGTCCAGGGGGTGGTGGTCCAGGCGAGGAAGGAGGCGTCGGCAAGCTCGGCGTGATCTGCCAACGTCTTCTCCGCAGCGCTTCCCTCGACCGCACCAGCCACTGGGAAAGTCACCGTCAGGGTCGGGTCCTGGCGCATCTTATAAGAATCATCCAGGCGTGTTTCCTGGTTGGACAGCGAGGTGTGCTCAGCCCAGGAATACGGCAGAACCCTAAAGCCCTGGTAGATCAGGCCCTTGTCATAGAGCTCCTTAAACGCCCACATGACAGACTCCATGTACTCCAAGTCCATGGTTTTGTAGCCGTTTTCAAAGTCCACCCAGCGAGCCTGGCGGTTAACATACTCTTCCCACTCATCGGTGTACTCCAGAACGGACTTGGCGCAGTATTCGTTGAACTTCTCTAGGCCCATGTCCTCGATCTGGGCCTTATCGGTGATTCCGAGCTGCTTTTCTGCCTCCAGCTCCGCCGGCAGGCCGTGGGTATCCCAGCCGAAGACGCGCGGGACGTGGTTGCCGGCCATGGTGCGGTAGCGCGGGACGATGTCTTTGACGTAACCGGTCAACAGGTGGCCATAGTGCGGCAGGCCATTGGCAAAGGGCGGGCCATCATAAAAGACGTACTCGGGGCAACCCTCTGTCTGCTCGAGGCTGGCTTTAAAAGTATCGTCGGCCGTCCAGTACTTCTGGACTTCCTGCTCCATGTCGGGGAAGCGGGAGGACCCAGCTGTCATATCGACTTTGGGATAAACGCTGCCGACGTTCGTAGGGTTGTTGCTCATCTGAAAATTCCTTCACTCGTTCGCTGTGACGGGGACGCGCCTTGCGGCTCGCGGTACCACCCCGCTTGGACGCCGAGGCGTCCCGCTTCGTTGTGTGAAGGAGATGACGGTCCCTACCCGCCCGGTTCTAATAATGCGGCGCTCGCGCGCCTCACGTTCTTCCGGAATGCTCCCCGGTGATAGCCGGCTCACTGCATGTAGCTCCAGAGTATAACCGAGGGGTCAAGTTTTCACAGCCACAGGTTCCCGAGATCCTGAAATAGAAACCCGTGTGTGCCCACGATGCTCAGGTGAAAAGGTTATTCACAGGAGCATTTTTTCTAGTGCGGGCTGATCACAGTGAGCCTTAGGCTTCAGAATCATGAACGCACTGCAGACTTTTCTTGACGCCCTGGCGCCCGGCATTGATGTCGTCGCCGGGTGCGAAGGCATGTCTGAAGCGGATCTCATTGCTGCCGGATCACCCGATAAAACGGCCAAGGAATTGGTGCGCTTGCACTCGAGCTTCTTTGGCACGACTGCAATGACTCGCATGCAACGCAACGCCGTAATTGCAGCCCGCCAGCGCGGCCATTCTCTGCCCACACTCAACGTCATTGACCGCTATGCACGCAAAGCTCGGACACTGGCCTTGGGGTGGCAGATGCGCCTAGAGCTGTGCCGCACGAGCGCTGATACGTTGGCGATGGAAGCTCTGGCCAAGAAGAAGCTCAAAGAGCTTTCGAAACCGCCGCAGCCCAAGGCAGGCGTCACGGTGTATCGCCGGCGAAACTCGCTGTGGACGATGGCGATTACAGCCCCTTCTCATGTCATCGCGGAGCTTAACGACGCCGTCGATGAGCACCGCCCCATCGAATCCATCCAGGAAGCCTTCTTCACAGGCGCGGCCCCACGCAAAGGACTGCAGACCAATATCCTTGTCCCCTTGGATGCGTTGACGCAGATTCTCAATGGTGATGGTGAGGAAGTTACGCTGCGTATGACCAATGGCGCGACAATGACGGGTGCGGAGTATGTCAACAAGGTGATCTCCGGTGAAATAGACCTTGACGGCACATTGGCGACGCTCTTTCACCCCGTCCGCGGACCTGTGAACCTCTATCGGCAGGAGCGGAGCGCTAGCATCAAACAGCGCATCATGGCTATGGCCGAGTTTCCGGTCTGTGCATGGAATGACTGTATGAAGCCCGCCGATGAGTGCCAAGTGCACCACATCATCGCGTGGAAGAACGGCGGCTATACCAATCCCGAGAACCTCGTGATGTTGTGTCCGTACCACAACGGAGTCAATCAAGATAACCCCAATGCTCCGCCAGGGCGTGGGCGGATGGCCCGGGTTGAAGGGACGGTAAAGCGCACCTTCGGTCCTCTCCCACCACCTTCGCCACGGCAGGCGGCCCCTAAAGCAATTGGACCGCCGGACAGCGGTGGCACCTAGATGTGGACCCAGGTAGCGGTGGCACCTAGATTCGGTCGGTGCCACTATCCGCGACAGTAGCCTTCCATCGCAGCAGCTCACCGCCTAGGAGCCCTCTACCTCAGGAACCCCTTGAGGCCGAGGGCTACTCGTCGTGCTTGCGGCGTATTTTCACCACTGTATCGACGATAAAGAGAATGATGCCGACGCCGGCAGAGATGAACAACAGGTACAGGGACCAGTCAGCGGCGGTGAGGATGTAGTTCACGAAAGCCAAGAAAGCCACGAACGCTAGAACCAATGCGCCAATGAGCATGTTCGCTCCCCTTCCACGAAAACTGGTCTTGTGTCTACCGGAGGCCCCGGTGGTCTACAGAAAAGAATAACGGCGTCCGGTGCCGGACGCCGTTAATTCAGTCATGAGCCAGAAATTAGTTGTTGGCCTTGCCAGCCTCACCGTTCGGAGCCGCGGTGCCGCGGGACTCCAGCTCCTCAAGCTGGGACTCGAGAAGCGTCTTGAGGCGGGTACGGTACTCGCGTTCAAAGGTGCGCAGCTCGGAGATACGGGCCTCGAGAGCAGTCTGCTGCTGCTTGACCGTGTTCATGACCTCGGTGTGCTTCTTCTCCGCGTCAGCCTGCAGGGCTGCTGCCTTCTCCTCAGCCTGGCGGATCTGAGCCTCAGCGCGGGAGGTGGCATCAGACTCAGTCTGCTTAGCCTTGGTCTCTGCGTCAGCGACGAGCTTCTTGGAACGATTGTCGGCATCCAGCAGCTGTGCGTCGTAACGCTTCTGGGCGTCAGCCAACTGAGCCTTGGAGTGAGAATCAGCCTCAGCAAGCTGCTTTTCTGCAGCCGTGCGGGCCTCGGCCAGCATGGACTCGGAGTCTGCCTTGGCCTCGTTGGTAAGGCGGTCCGCCATTTCCTGAGCCAAGCCCAGAACACGAGCGGCCTGCATGTGGGTCTCCGGAGTAGCCAGGCCATCCGCAGTCTTGGCAGCACCAGCGCCGGCAATGCCGGCGGCAGCGGTGGAGGCGCCGGAGTTCTTCTTGGCGGACTCCAGCTCCTTCTTGGTGTTCTCCAGCTCGCGCTTGGACGCTTCGAGCTCACGCTTCGCGGCGGCAGCTTCCTCACGGGCAGCCTTAAGCTCTGCGGAGTTATCCTGCTGCTGAGCAGCCGGAGCCTGGGAGGACTGCGCCTGAGCCTGAGCGGCCTTAGCCTGCTCTTGGGCCTTCTTGGTTTCTTCCTTGGCTTTGGCAACCTCGTTCTTCGAGTCAGCCAGCTTTGCCTCGTACTCAGCGCGCAGCTTGGACTCCACGTCCTTGCGCACGGCGGCCTCATCGACCTTGGTTGCAGCGGCACCGGCGCCAGCAGCGGCGCCGCCCTTGGACTGTGCCTTCAGGTCCTCAACCTGGGCCTGGAGGTCGTCGTTCTCATCCTGCAACTGAGCAAGAGCATCTTCGACGAGGTCGAGGAACTGATCGACCTCGTCCTCGT containing:
- a CDS encoding HNH endonuclease signature motif containing protein, whose translation is MNALQTFLDALAPGIDVVAGCEGMSEADLIAAGSPDKTAKELVRLHSSFFGTTAMTRMQRNAVIAARQRGHSLPTLNVIDRYARKARTLALGWQMRLELCRTSADTLAMEALAKKKLKELSKPPQPKAGVTVYRRRNSLWTMAITAPSHVIAELNDAVDEHRPIESIQEAFFTGAAPRKGLQTNILVPLDALTQILNGDGEEVTLRMTNGATMTGAEYVNKVISGEIDLDGTLATLFHPVRGPVNLYRQERSASIKQRIMAMAEFPVCAWNDCMKPADECQVHHIIAWKNGGYTNPENLVMLCPYHNGVNQDNPNAPPGRGRMARVEGTVKRTFGPLPPPSPRQAAPKAIGPPDSGGT
- a CDS encoding DivIVA domain-containing protein; the protein is MPLSPADVHNVAFSKPPIGKRGYNEDEVDQFLDLVEDALAQLQDENDDLQAQVEDLKAQSKGGAAAGAGAAATKVDEAAVRKDVESKLRAEYEAKLADSKNEVAKAKEETKKAQEQAKAAQAQAQSSQAPAAQQQDNSAELKAAREEAAAAKRELEASKRELENTKKELESAKKNSGASTAAAGIAGAGAAKTADGLATPETHMQAARVLGLAQEMADRLTNEAKADSESMLAEARTAAEKQLAEADSHSKAQLADAQKRYDAQLLDADNRSKKLVADAETKAKQTESDATSRAEAQIRQAEEKAAALQADAEKKHTEVMNTVKQQQTALEARISELRTFEREYRTRLKTLLESQLEELESRGTAAPNGEAGKANN